ATCTAGAGACAGGAAAGGTACATTATTCCGCATGCGTTCACTTTAAAGCTAACTATTAACAAAACGATGCTTGTACATAATAAAAATCGGGAAATATCTCCCCGATTTTTATTATTTCGTAAATGGATTTGATTCTAATAATTGTACACTTTCTGGTTTCCATCCTTTTTCTGGTACCCACACTAATGACACTTCATACGGTGTATTTTGCGTTTCTCTCGTACTTACATAACCAATCACACGATCTGGTGCACCACCATTTTTTACCCACCAAGTAACCATTTGATCTCCGGGAATTTCTGTTGCGTAACTCATTGCTTTCTCCATTTCGCTCCAGTCCACACTGTTTTTATCAAACTGTGTCACATGTGGTTCACTTTGGCTTGTCCCAATTGGTTGAAATTCTCCTGGTTCTTCTGCCTCTTCTTCCGTTTCTTTCTTTTCTTCTTCCTCTTGTTTTTTATCTGCTTGTTCTTTTTTATCTTTTTCTATTGTTTGTTTAGAAGAAGGTTCTTGTTTTTCCTCTTTTGTTGTATTTGTCTCTACTTTCGTTTCGTTTGTCTTATTAGAAGCCGTATCTTTTTGCAAAACGATTTGAATCCCGATAATTAAAATGAGCATAAAGACGAGTACAATTGATAAATTTAAATATTGGTTATACTTTTTCTTCTTTGTATTCACTTGACGTTGCAAACGGCTCTTTGTCTGTTTTTCCTTTTCATCCATCGAATAAACCTCCTTATCCTTCACTATTCTTATTGTAACATTAAATGAGAGATGAAGTGACTTTGTCTTTTATATTATACCATTCGAATGCCTTTGAAAATAAGTGCTCCTTTTTATTGATTTTCCTCTTGATAAGAAGAAAAAAATCAAGCGATACAACCTTTCTTTGTATCGCTTGATTTTCTTATTGAATGGAAATAATTTTCACTTTCATTTCTCCACCTGGTGTTTTTACTTTTACTTCCTCACCAACACCATGGCCCATTAAACTCTTTGCCATTGGAGATTCATTTGAAATTTTCCCTTCAAACGGATTGCTTTCTGCACTTCCGACAATCGTATATGTTTCTTCCTCTCCGTCTGGAAG
The genomic region above belongs to Massilibacterium senegalense and contains:
- a CDS encoding YrrS family protein — its product is MDEKEKQTKSRLQRQVNTKKKKYNQYLNLSIVLVFMLILIIGIQIVLQKDTASNKTNETKVETNTTKEEKQEPSSKQTIEKDKKEQADKKQEEEEKKETEEEAEEPGEFQPIGTSQSEPHVTQFDKNSVDWSEMEKAMSYATEIPGDQMVTWWVKNGGAPDRVIGYVSTRETQNTPYEVSLVWVPEKGWKPESVQLLESNPFTK